Proteins found in one Bordetella genomosp. 11 genomic segment:
- a CDS encoding alginate O-acetyltransferase AlgF has protein sequence MKPIRHCVLALALAAAPLAAASAAETQLYETGPSEDASFLRFVNATATPVTVVPDNRQTRIVLDAARPATDFLPVKANSAIAGAIEQGSARAAVSVRVAPGAFATVAVLPDGKDGIKTVTVAEQPDDFNGLKASLAFYSLDPSCAHAGLQAAGRGIAIVDDVATGTLKRRAINPVALSVQAACAGQPAGAPLDLGQLQAGKRYSVLAIPGSSGTRLIRVDDTLAR, from the coding sequence ATGAAGCCCATCCGCCATTGCGTGCTGGCCCTCGCGCTGGCCGCGGCGCCCCTGGCCGCCGCCAGCGCCGCCGAGACCCAGTTGTATGAAACCGGCCCGTCCGAAGACGCCTCGTTCCTGCGCTTCGTCAATGCCACCGCCACGCCCGTCACCGTGGTGCCGGACAACCGCCAGACACGCATCGTGCTGGACGCGGCCCGGCCGGCCACCGACTTCCTGCCGGTGAAGGCCAACAGCGCGATCGCCGGCGCGATCGAGCAGGGCAGCGCCCGCGCGGCGGTATCGGTGCGCGTGGCGCCGGGCGCCTTCGCCACCGTGGCCGTGCTGCCCGACGGCAAGGACGGCATCAAGACCGTCACGGTGGCCGAACAACCGGACGACTTCAACGGCCTGAAAGCGTCGCTGGCTTTCTACAGCCTGGATCCGTCCTGCGCGCATGCCGGCCTGCAGGCGGCGGGGCGGGGCATCGCCATCGTCGACGACGTCGCGACGGGCACGCTGAAGCGTCGCGCCATCAACCCCGTCGCGCTGTCGGTGCAGGCGGCCTGCGCGGGCCAACCCGCCGGCGCGCCGCTGGACCTGGGCCAATTGCAGGCGGGCAAGCGCTATAGCGTCCTGGCGATCCCCGGTTCGTCCGGCACCCGCTTGATACGCGTCGACGACACGCTGGCGCGCTGA
- a CDS encoding SGNH/GDSL hydrolase family protein, whose product MLPAVLAGLSILIVGDSHMTVPTHLITTLHDDLVQQGAHVHSLGICGANAGDWTKVTTGTCGGAERVDKGPIKVLGANPQTRPIKQLIATDRPNIVMIVMGDTMAAYDKPDFPKTWAWQQVTALTGDIAATNTACIWIGPAWGSEGGKFGKTFARVKLMSSFLAANVSPCVYIDSLNFSKPGQWGTVDGQHFTAPGYKQWGDAITKAVLDLPLVKGMEKK is encoded by the coding sequence ATGCTACCTGCCGTTCTCGCCGGACTGTCCATCCTTATCGTGGGCGACAGCCACATGACCGTCCCCACGCACCTGATCACCACGCTGCACGACGACCTGGTGCAACAGGGCGCGCACGTGCATTCGCTGGGCATCTGCGGCGCGAATGCCGGCGACTGGACCAAGGTCACGACCGGCACCTGCGGCGGCGCCGAACGCGTGGACAAGGGCCCGATCAAGGTTCTGGGCGCCAACCCGCAGACCCGGCCGATCAAGCAACTGATCGCCACCGACAGGCCGAACATCGTCATGATCGTCATGGGCGACACCATGGCCGCCTATGACAAGCCGGACTTCCCCAAGACCTGGGCGTGGCAGCAGGTGACGGCGCTGACGGGAGATATCGCCGCCACCAACACCGCCTGCATCTGGATCGGCCCGGCCTGGGGCAGCGAAGGCGGCAAATTCGGCAAGACCTTTGCCCGCGTCAAGCTGATGTCCAGCTTCCTGGCGGCCAATGTCTCGCCGTGCGTCTATATCGATTCGCTGAACTTCTCCAAGCCGGGGCAGTGGGGCACGGTCGACGGCCAGCACTTCACCGCGCCCGGCTACAAGCAGTGGGGCGATGCCATCACCAAGGCCGTCCTGGACCTGCCGCTGGTCAAGGGCATGGAGAAAAAATGA